From Nicotiana tabacum cultivar K326 chromosome 15, ASM71507v2, whole genome shotgun sequence, the proteins below share one genomic window:
- the LOC107774055 gene encoding uncharacterized protein LOC107774055, with protein MLHSCFPKVIVEAQSGAPINDEEATESDTQWLAKSTQRDTAEQLSHFAAMILVPFASLVPCDKFPIGLTRVVPVNVNLDYGHMLDTCYYCHTKACASLYYASEAIIWTIPFCSCVDNWFDTGQYFGAASYVLLTVESADLKQIEGFAPFITQTELGSECGESVDFFSFLVDQLSVSLVPADFWDVATHKSVNNGVKLFVCQVLGGTQISVVPHEHLERDMPTREGDRHYDVCSALCKVLLEDENGSSTGEFNDQCILGQFPFNPAAKFLIVTIYATASGLSVWDPGISFVFLDLTDSVEYVAVLPLLECISSLCFIAYSNSKTKVWDPGQLWFVKSYNLQSPFALSVTTLPSLGHFYIADWICVWSQAPLAIALPGSYSYADANQSFLLCSPKIAFLPLVTNSSGELILAKDDIELLRNINCKSTRVAILGDMLELGPTEYMYNELMLQLCCDAHLNVVALVGTRFFTAVENINCADEIKLVCTNDAHCMASEIINYLINGDGIHVQGSSQRQLGVTLAFVNFIFPIELCRAIVRKNKSTESSLLSSSLWKMSEICASTLGGDYMSSLHQVSLLLSGCICNNILFGENCDPKFYWKALLNKFFTSNLSLMLLKVAMILCGQGAMLQNPMIIILLKAITTLATGLERIGQEAQVKCDSLPAKILTCCLRICGDMELKVVNTTVATISCPVDKVVIVHIFSFYFPEHFCLETFGGECVANTILGSNLEDKVLF; from the coding sequence ATGTTACATAGTTGCTTTCCCAAAGTAATCGTCGAGGCGCAATCAGGTGCTCCAATCAACGATGAAGAAGCTACAGAGAGCGATACCCAATGGTTGGCTAAAAGTACTCAACGAGATACTGCCGAACAACTCAGTCACTTTGCAGCTATGATTTTGGTTCCTTTTGCTAGCTTGGTCCCATGTGATAAGTTTCCTATTGGTCTAACACGTGTTGTACCTGTTAATGTCAATTTGGACTATGGTCATATGCTTGATACTTGTTATTACTGCCATACGAAGGCTTGTGCTTCTCTCTACTATGCGTCTGAAGCAATAATATGGACTATCCCATTTTGTAGTTGTGTGGACAATTGGTTCGACACAGGGCAATATTTTGGGGCTGCTTCATATGTTCTTTTAACTGTTGAATCTGCAGATTTAAAACAAATTGAGGGATTCGCTCCATTTATCACCCAAACAGAGTTAGGCAGTGAATGTGGCGAGAGTGTAGATTTTTTCAGTTTCTTAGTAGATCAACTATCTGTATCCTTGGTGCCTGCTGATTTTTGGGATGTCGCCACACATAAAAGCGTGAACAATGGAGTGAAATTATTTGTATGCCAAGTTTTGGGAGGTACACAAATTTCTGTAGTGCCACATGAACATTTGGAACGAGATATGCCAACGAGAGAAGGAGACCGCCATTATGACGTGTGTAGTGCATTATGTAAAGTACTTCTTGAAGATGAGAATGGAAGTTCTACTGGGGAATTCAATGATCAATGTATTTTGGGTCAATTTCCATTTAATCCTGCTGCTAAATTCCTTATAGTAACCATTTACGCAACTGCGTCGGGTCTTAGTGTATGGGATCCTGGAATAAGTTTCGTGTTCTTGGATCTAACCGATTCTGTAGAGTACGTGGCGGTCTTACCATTGCTGGAATGTATTAGCAGTTTGTGCTTCATCGCATATTCCAACTCTAAGACTAAAGTGTGGGATCCCGGACAACTATGGTTTGTGAAATCATACAATTTGCAATCTCCTTTCGCATTGTCTGTTACTACTTTACCAAGTTTAGGTCACTTCTATATTGCTGATTGGATTTGTGTGTGGTCTCAAGCACCCCTGGCCATTGCTTTACCTGGTAGCTATTCTTATGCTGACGCAAACCAAAGTTTTCTTCTCTGTTCACCAAAGATAGCCTTCTTACCTCTTGTAACTAATTCTTCTGGAGAATTAATTTTGGCCAAGGATGACATTGAGTTGTTAagaaacatcaactgcaagagtaCACGAGTTGCTATACTTGGGGATATGCTTGAACTCGGTCCAACAGAATACATGTATAATGAGTTGATGTTACAGTTATGTTGTGATGCCCATCTTAATGTAGTTGCACTTGTTGGAACGAGGTTTTTCACTGCAGTTGAGAATATAAATTGTGCCGACGAGATAAAACTGGTATGCACCAATGATGCTCACTGCATGGCTTCTGAAATTATCAATTATCTAATTAATGGTGATGGCATCCATGTCCAAGGCAGTAGTCAAAGGCAATTGGGAGTGACTTTGGCTTTTGTCAACTTTATATTTCCTATAGAACTATGTCGTGCAATAGTGAGAAAGAATAAGTCAACTGAATCATCGCTATTGAGTTCGAGTCTTTGGAAAATGAGTGAAATATGTGCATCCACTCTTGGCGGTGATTATATGTCAAGTTTACACCAGGTTTCTCTCCTTCTATCAGGATGTATATGCAACAATATTTTATTTGGGGAAAACTGTGATCCAAAGTTCTATTGGAAGGCACTACTAAATAAGTTCTTTACCTCCAATCTGTCCTTGATGTTGCTGAAAGTTGCTATGATCCTATGTGGACAAGGAGCCATGTTACAAAACCCCATGATTATCATTCTTCTTAAAGCCATCACTACTCTTGCTACTGGTTTGGaaagaattggccaagaagctCAAGTCAAGTGTGACTCTCTCCCTGCCAAGATTCTAACTTGTTGTCTTCGGATTTGTGGTGACATGGAACTAAAGGTTGTCAATACTACAGTTGCCACCATCTCTTGTCCCGTTGACAAAGTTGTGATAGTTCACATATTCTCGTTCTATTTCCCAGAACACTTTTGTCTAGAGACATTTGGCGGAGAGTGCGTTGCTAATACTATTCTTGGCTcgaaccttgaggacaaggttcttTTTTAG
- the LOC107774057 gene encoding thaumatin-like protein: protein MISFFTFLSVVAYQLFSTQAVTTIDIRNNCPFTVWAAAIPGGGRRLDYGGKWRLQPSNGSNGKRIWGRTNCNFDASGRGQCQTGDCNGVLECQAFGTTPNTLAEYSLNQFNNLDFFDISLVDGFNVPMEFSPTSGNCSVRISCTADIIGQCPNELRIPGGCNNPCTVFKTAEYCCTSVGNCGPTQYSKFFKDRCSTSYSYPLDDPTSRFTCPTGTNYRVVFCP, encoded by the coding sequence ATGATCAGCTTCTTCACATTCCTCTCTGTTGTGGCTTATCAGCTTTTCTCAACACAAGCAGTTACAACAATCGACATCCGAAACAATTGCCCTTTTACCGTATGGGCAGCAGCAATTCCTGGTGGCGGCCGACGTCTCGACTACGGTGGAAAATGGAGACTCCAACCTTCAAACGGTTCCAATGGAAAACGTATCTGGGGCCGAACCAATTGCAATTTTGACGCATCTGGCCGTGGTCAATGTCAAACCGGCGATTGCAATGGAGTCCTCGAATGTCAAGCTTTTGGCACAACCCCAAACACTTTGGCTGAATACAGCCTAAACCAATTTAACAATCTTGATTTCTTCGACATATCTCTTGTAGACGGTTTCAATGTCCCAATGGAATTTAGTCCAACATCTGGTAATTGTTCTGTTAGGATCAGCTGCACTGCCGACATCATAGGACAGTGTCCGAATGAACTAAGGATTCCTGGAGGCTGTAATAATCCTTGTACTGTTTTCAAGACTGCGGAATATTGTTGCACATCTGTTGGCAATTGTGGTCCAACCCAGTATTCCAAGTTCTTTAAGGATAGATGTTCAACTTCTTACAGTTATCCTCTAGATGACCCCACTAGTAGGTTCACTTGTCCTACTGGAACCAATTACAGAGTGGTTTTCTGTCCATAA